The Thermobispora bispora DSM 43833 genome window below encodes:
- the valS gene encoding valine--tRNA ligase, with product MTEQRRAATMPEKPTLDGLEAVWVARWEADGTYRFDRTRNRDEIYSIDTPPPTVSGSLHVGHVFSYTHTDTIARYQRMRGREVFYPMGWDDNGLPTERRVQNYFGVRCDPSLPYDPDFKPPRRGGGGSGEQVPISRRNFIELCEQLTAEDEKAFEELWRRLGLSVDWSLTYATIGDNARAASQRAFLRNLARGEAYLAEAPTLWDVTFRTAVAQAELEDREWPGAFHRIAFELPSGTGEGDRVWIDTTRPELLPACVALVAHPDDERYQPLFGKTARTPIFGVEVPILAHHLAEPDKGTGIVMVCTFGDVTDVTWWRELDLPTRPVIGWDGRLLPEPPDGVPAEPYRELAGKTVTAARERIVEMLREAGLMDGEPRPVRRPVKFYEKGDRPLEIVTTRQWYIRNGGRDPELRRRLLELGRELEWHPPHMRVRYENWVEGLSGDWLISRQRFFGVPIPVWYPLDDKGDPIYDKPITPPESALPVDPSTDVPPGYTEDQRGKPNGFIGDPDVMDTWATSSLTPQIAGGWERDDDLFKRVFPMDLRPQAHEIIRTWLFSTVLRSHLEHGTLPWKHAAISGWILDPDRKKMSKSKGNVVTPMALLEQYGSDAVRYWAASGRPGTDTAFDIGQIKIGRRLAIKILNVSKFVLGFPAKGDLKVTEPIDRSMLAGLAAVVKDATEAFEGYDYTRALERTERFFWSFCDDYVELVKARAYAGDPSAVAALRRALDVMLRLFAPFLPFVTEEVWSWWREGSVHRAAWPTPEELEAGDGDPAVLDAVAEVLRHVRRTKSEAKVSMRAEVSRLVVTGETADLIRQAQDDLCAAGNVEEFVLEHANSPLTVVTTLAG from the coding sequence ATGACCGAACAGCGACGCGCCGCGACCATGCCTGAGAAGCCCACTCTCGATGGCTTGGAGGCGGTATGGGTAGCCCGCTGGGAGGCCGACGGAACGTACCGTTTCGACCGAACCCGTAACCGGGACGAGATCTACTCGATCGACACCCCGCCGCCCACGGTGTCCGGCTCCCTCCACGTCGGGCACGTCTTCTCCTATACGCACACGGACACGATCGCCCGCTATCAGCGGATGCGCGGGCGCGAGGTCTTCTACCCGATGGGCTGGGACGATAACGGCCTGCCCACGGAGCGCCGGGTACAGAACTACTTCGGCGTGCGGTGCGACCCCTCGCTGCCGTACGACCCCGACTTCAAGCCGCCGAGGCGCGGGGGCGGCGGCTCGGGGGAGCAGGTGCCGATCTCGCGCCGGAACTTCATCGAGCTGTGCGAGCAGCTCACCGCCGAGGACGAGAAGGCCTTCGAGGAGCTGTGGCGCCGCCTCGGGCTGTCGGTGGACTGGTCGCTCACCTACGCCACGATCGGCGACAACGCCCGCGCGGCCTCGCAGCGCGCCTTCCTGCGCAACCTCGCCCGGGGCGAGGCCTACCTCGCCGAGGCGCCCACGCTGTGGGACGTGACGTTCCGCACCGCGGTCGCCCAGGCGGAGCTCGAGGACCGGGAGTGGCCGGGCGCGTTCCACCGCATCGCATTCGAGCTGCCATCCGGCACGGGCGAGGGTGACCGGGTGTGGATCGATACGACCAGGCCGGAGCTGCTGCCCGCCTGCGTGGCGCTGGTGGCCCACCCCGACGACGAGCGTTACCAGCCGCTGTTCGGCAAGACCGCCCGTACCCCGATCTTCGGGGTCGAGGTGCCGATCCTCGCCCACCACCTCGCCGAGCCCGACAAGGGCACCGGCATCGTCATGGTCTGCACCTTCGGTGACGTCACCGACGTCACCTGGTGGCGCGAGCTCGACCTGCCCACCCGTCCGGTGATCGGCTGGGACGGCCGCCTGCTGCCCGAGCCGCCGGACGGCGTGCCGGCCGAGCCGTACCGGGAGCTGGCGGGCAAGACCGTGACGGCGGCGCGCGAGCGGATCGTCGAGATGCTGCGCGAGGCCGGGCTCATGGACGGCGAGCCGCGGCCGGTCCGGCGCCCGGTGAAGTTCTACGAGAAGGGCGACCGGCCCCTGGAGATCGTCACCACCCGGCAGTGGTACATCCGCAACGGCGGCCGCGACCCCGAGCTGCGCCGGCGCCTGCTCGAGCTGGGCCGCGAGCTCGAATGGCACCCGCCGCACATGCGGGTCCGGTACGAGAACTGGGTCGAGGGCCTCTCCGGCGACTGGCTGATCTCGCGCCAGCGGTTCTTCGGCGTGCCGATCCCGGTGTGGTACCCGCTGGACGACAAGGGCGACCCGATCTACGACAAGCCGATCACGCCGCCGGAGTCGGCGCTGCCGGTCGACCCGTCCACCGACGTGCCGCCCGGCTACACCGAGGACCAGCGCGGCAAGCCGAACGGCTTCATCGGCGATCCGGACGTCATGGACACCTGGGCGACCTCGTCGCTCACCCCGCAGATCGCCGGCGGCTGGGAGCGGGACGACGACCTGTTCAAGCGGGTCTTCCCCATGGACCTGCGGCCCCAGGCGCACGAGATCATCCGCACCTGGCTGTTCTCCACGGTGCTCCGTTCCCACCTGGAGCACGGCACCCTGCCGTGGAAGCACGCGGCCATCTCCGGCTGGATCCTCGATCCGGACCGGAAGAAGATGTCGAAGTCCAAGGGCAACGTGGTCACCCCCATGGCCCTGCTCGAGCAGTACGGCTCGGACGCGGTGCGCTACTGGGCGGCGAGCGGCCGTCCCGGCACCGACACCGCCTTCGACATCGGCCAGATCAAGATCGGACGCCGGCTGGCGATCAAGATCCTGAACGTCTCGAAGTTCGTGCTCGGCTTCCCGGCCAAGGGCGACCTCAAGGTCACCGAGCCGATCGACCGGTCGATGCTCGCCGGGCTCGCCGCGGTGGTCAAGGACGCCACCGAGGCCTTCGAGGGCTACGACTACACCCGGGCCCTGGAGCGGACCGAGCGGTTCTTCTGGTCGTTCTGCGACGACTACGTGGAGCTGGTCAAGGCCCGCGCCTACGCCGGCGACCCCTCGGCCGTGGCCGCGCTCCGCCGCGCGCTGGACGTGATGCTCCGCCTGTTCGCGCCGTTCCTGCCGTTCGTGACCGAGGAGGTCTGGTCGTGGTGGCGGGAGGGATCGGTGCACCGGGCGGCGTGGCCGACCCCCGAGGA
- a CDS encoding DUF4235 domain-containing protein, with protein MANVARARSGAPGSRKTEAPAKGAAKPDVQWRVIGGLVGLVVGFASRKVLAFAWERVTGKKPPASADSPEIGLGEAIAYAVVMGLGMEVARIIATRAAAKKWQSWREAAASKSSS; from the coding sequence ATGGCGAACGTTGCACGGGCTCGGTCGGGCGCACCGGGCTCCCGGAAGACCGAGGCGCCGGCGAAGGGCGCGGCCAAGCCGGACGTGCAGTGGCGGGTGATCGGCGGGCTCGTCGGCCTGGTGGTGGGATTCGCCTCGCGCAAGGTGCTCGCGTTCGCGTGGGAGCGGGTCACCGGGAAGAAGCCCCCGGCGAGCGCTGACTCCCCGGAGATCGGGCTTGGCGAGGCGATCGCCTACGCGGTGGTGATGGGCCTGGGGATGGAGGTCGCGCGGATCATCGCCACCCGTGCCGCGGCGAAGAAGTGGCAGTCGTGGCGCGAGGCGGCGGCGAGCAAGTCCTCCTCCTAA
- a CDS encoding alpha,alpha-trehalose-phosphate synthase (UDP-forming), with translation MRSTSSFLVVANRLPVDRVGDREWRRSPGGLVTAIAPVMQRRDGAWLGWTGAAGEELKPFDHDGMHLIPVPLSAREVELYYEGFSNATLWPLYHDVVAPPVYSRVFWDAYRAVNERFARAAADVADPGAVVWIQDYHLQLVPMILRRLRPDLKIGFFLHIPFPPIELFCQLPWRSEIVEGLLGADLVGFQRPGGASNFLRLCRRLLGLHTHRNEIYVDGRTVRVDAFPISVDFAEFDQLARDPRVQDRAKEIRAELGDPEHVLLGVDRLDYTKGIGQRLKAFGELLDEGVITPDEAVFVQVATPTREGVPAYARLRNEIELRVGRINGEHGMLGRQPISYLHQSYDREELAALYCAADVLVVTPLRDGMNLVAKEYVSCRFDLRGALVLSEFAGAADELRQAFLVNPYDIEGMKRAMLAAMRATPHELARRMRSLRRRVATHNVDKWANDFLSALEER, from the coding sequence ATGCGCAGCACCAGCTCGTTTCTCGTCGTCGCTAACCGGCTGCCGGTCGACCGGGTGGGCGACCGGGAGTGGCGCCGCAGCCCCGGCGGCCTGGTCACGGCGATCGCCCCGGTCATGCAACGCCGCGACGGCGCGTGGCTCGGGTGGACGGGCGCGGCGGGGGAGGAACTCAAGCCGTTCGACCACGACGGGATGCACCTGATCCCGGTGCCCCTCTCGGCCCGGGAGGTGGAGCTCTACTACGAGGGCTTCTCGAACGCCACGCTCTGGCCCCTCTACCACGACGTCGTCGCGCCGCCCGTGTACTCACGCGTGTTCTGGGACGCCTACCGCGCGGTGAACGAGCGGTTCGCGCGGGCCGCGGCGGACGTGGCCGATCCGGGCGCCGTCGTCTGGATCCAGGACTACCACCTGCAGCTGGTGCCCATGATCCTGCGCCGGTTGCGGCCCGACCTGAAGATCGGCTTCTTCCTGCACATCCCGTTCCCGCCGATCGAGCTCTTCTGCCAGCTCCCGTGGCGGAGCGAGATCGTCGAAGGGCTGCTCGGCGCCGACCTCGTCGGCTTCCAGCGGCCGGGCGGGGCCTCCAACTTCCTCCGGCTCTGCCGGCGCCTCCTCGGGCTGCACACCCACCGCAACGAGATCTACGTCGACGGCCGCACCGTGCGGGTCGACGCCTTCCCGATCTCGGTGGACTTCGCGGAGTTCGATCAGCTCGCGCGCGATCCCCGGGTCCAGGACCGGGCGAAGGAGATCCGCGCCGAGCTGGGCGACCCGGAGCACGTCCTGCTCGGCGTCGACCGGCTCGACTACACCAAGGGTATCGGCCAGCGGCTCAAGGCGTTCGGCGAGCTGCTCGACGAGGGCGTCATCACCCCGGACGAGGCGGTGTTCGTCCAGGTGGCCACCCCGACGCGCGAGGGCGTCCCCGCGTACGCGCGCCTGCGCAACGAGATCGAGCTCCGGGTGGGCCGGATCAACGGCGAGCACGGCATGCTCGGCCGCCAGCCGATCTCCTACCTCCACCAGTCGTACGACCGGGAGGAGCTGGCCGCCCTCTACTGCGCGGCCGACGTCCTGGTGGTCACCCCGCTGCGCGACGGCATGAACCTGGTGGCGAAGGAGTACGTCTCCTGCCGCTTCGACCTGCGCGGCGCGCTGGTGCTGAGCGAGTTCGCCGGGGCGGCGGACGAGCTCAGGCAGGCCTTCCTCGTCAACCCGTACGACATCGAGGGCATGAAGCGGGCCATGCTCGCCGCGATGCGCGCCACCCCGCACGAGCTCGCCCGCCGGATGCGCTCGCTCCGGCGCCGCGTGGCCACCCACAACGTGGACAAGTGGGCGAACGACTTCCTCAGCGCGCTGGAGGAGCGTTAG
- a CDS encoding DUF4193 domain-containing protein: MATDYDSPRKADDDLGEDSLQELQARRGDKASASIDLDESELAESLELPGADLSNEELSLRVIPRQADEFTCSRCFLVHHRSQLASDVNGQQICRECAA; encoded by the coding sequence ATGGCTACCGACTACGACAGCCCGCGCAAGGCCGACGACGACCTGGGCGAGGACAGCCTGCAGGAGCTGCAGGCACGGCGCGGGGATAAGGCCTCGGCCAGCATCGACCTCGACGAGAGCGAGCTGGCGGAGTCCCTTGAGCTGCCCGGTGCCGACCTGTCGAACGAGGAGCTGTCGCTCCGGGTGATCCCGCGGCAGGCGGACGAGTTCACCTGCTCGCGCTGCTTCCTCGTGCACCACCGGAGCCAGCTCGCCTCGGACGTGAACGGTCAGCAGATCTGCCGCGAGTGCGCCGCCTGA
- a CDS encoding sensor histidine kinase, translating to MTEPREPDSGRSGDEATTPSPGDAAGQAPGRGERMSSPLGTGPYRVQVPPPPTGPPAWDGPPPPAAAQPPRGLLGEIKALRRRISIRWRLTLTYGALFFAAGAMLLLAMYTLVGLAIDAAWPPLQLRGFPSDITAAFEVWWASQRELAIASARREVLGRSIMALFGVGIIALMLGYVVADRALAPIKKMTATARRLSETSLAHERIDLQGPDDELKELADTFDAMLTRLNAAFDAQRRFVDNASHELRTPLAITRTVLEVALADPDASEDLKVLGRTLLGTTARNERLIEGLLLLARSERELSVRKPVDIRDVARTAVEQLTPFADEAGITIEHDLHSAGVTGDPVLLERCVANLVENGIKHNIGRSGKVWLRTGAVSGHAVVQVANTGPHVPVYEVESLFEPFRRLNADRQESAKGAGLGLSIVRAIVRAHGGTVTAVPREGGGLVVTVRIPMSGAAAAAPVSSVR from the coding sequence GTGACCGAACCGCGCGAGCCGGATTCCGGACGGTCCGGGGACGAGGCGACCACGCCGAGTCCCGGCGATGCGGCCGGGCAGGCGCCGGGCCGGGGGGAGCGGATGTCCTCCCCGCTGGGCACCGGCCCCTACCGCGTCCAGGTCCCGCCCCCGCCCACCGGCCCGCCCGCCTGGGACGGCCCGCCACCGCCCGCCGCGGCTCAGCCGCCGCGCGGCCTCCTCGGCGAGATCAAGGCGCTCCGGCGCCGGATCAGCATCCGCTGGCGGCTCACCCTCACGTACGGCGCGCTGTTCTTCGCCGCCGGGGCGATGCTGCTGCTGGCCATGTACACGCTGGTGGGCCTGGCGATCGACGCGGCCTGGCCGCCCCTGCAGCTCCGGGGATTCCCGTCCGACATCACGGCCGCCTTCGAGGTCTGGTGGGCCTCGCAGCGCGAGCTGGCGATCGCCTCCGCCCGGCGCGAGGTGCTCGGCCGGTCGATCATGGCCCTGTTCGGCGTGGGGATCATCGCGCTCATGCTCGGGTACGTCGTGGCCGACCGGGCGCTCGCGCCGATCAAGAAGATGACCGCGACCGCCCGCCGGCTCTCGGAGACCTCGCTCGCCCACGAGCGGATCGACCTGCAGGGGCCCGACGACGAGCTGAAGGAGCTCGCCGACACGTTCGACGCGATGCTGACCCGGCTCAACGCCGCGTTCGACGCGCAGCGCCGGTTCGTGGACAACGCCTCGCACGAGCTGCGCACCCCGCTCGCCATCACGCGCACCGTCCTGGAGGTGGCGCTCGCCGACCCGGACGCCTCCGAGGACCTCAAGGTGCTCGGCCGTACCCTGCTCGGCACCACGGCGCGGAACGAGCGGCTGATCGAAGGGCTGCTGCTGCTCGCCCGTAGCGAACGGGAGCTGTCGGTGCGCAAGCCCGTGGACATCCGGGACGTGGCGCGGACCGCGGTCGAGCAGCTCACCCCGTTCGCCGACGAGGCCGGGATCACCATCGAGCACGACCTGCACTCCGCCGGGGTCACCGGCGACCCGGTGCTCCTGGAGCGCTGCGTCGCCAACCTGGTGGAGAACGGCATCAAGCACAACATCGGCCGATCGGGGAAGGTGTGGCTCCGCACCGGCGCCGTCAGCGGCCACGCCGTGGTCCAGGTGGCGAACACGGGCCCGCACGTGCCCGTCTACGAGGTGGAGAGCCTCTTCGAGCCGTTCCGGAGGCTCAACGCCGACCGGCAGGAGTCGGCCAAAGGCGCAGGTCTCGGCCTGTCGATCGTGCGGGCGATCGTCCGGGCGCACGGCGGCACGGTGACCGCGGTCCCCCGCGAGGGAGGCGGTCTGGTGGTCACGGTCCGCATCCCCATGAGCGGCGCCGCCGCGGCGGCGCCCGTGTCATCGGTGCGCTGA
- a CDS encoding response regulator transcription factor — protein sequence MRVLVVEDERVLADAIATGLRREAMAVDVAYDGAEALEKLAYIDYDVIVLDRDLPKVHGDEVAKKLANERCPSRILMLTAAGDVDDRVEGLQLGADDYLPKPFAFAELVARVRALARRSAPPLPPVLERAGIRLDPAKRTVTRDGRPISLTRKEFAVLEELMRADGAVVSQEDLLDKAWDEHIDPFTNVVRVTMMTLRKKLGDPPIIETVPGVGYRL from the coding sequence ATGCGCGTGCTTGTGGTGGAGGACGAGCGGGTGCTCGCCGACGCGATCGCCACCGGGCTCCGCCGGGAGGCGATGGCCGTCGACGTCGCCTACGACGGCGCCGAGGCCCTGGAGAAGCTCGCCTACATCGACTACGACGTGATCGTGCTCGACCGGGACCTGCCCAAGGTCCACGGCGACGAGGTGGCGAAGAAGCTCGCCAACGAGCGCTGCCCGTCCCGGATTCTCATGCTGACCGCGGCCGGCGACGTGGACGACCGGGTGGAGGGGCTTCAGCTCGGCGCCGACGACTACCTGCCCAAGCCGTTCGCCTTCGCCGAGCTCGTCGCCCGGGTGCGCGCGCTCGCCCGCCGCTCGGCGCCGCCGCTCCCTCCGGTGCTCGAGCGCGCCGGGATCCGGCTCGACCCGGCCAAGCGCACCGTCACCCGGGACGGCCGGCCGATCTCCCTCACCCGCAAGGAGTTCGCGGTGCTGGAGGAGCTCATGCGGGCCGACGGCGCGGTCGTGAGCCAGGAGGACCTGCTGGACAAGGCGTGGGACGAGCACATCGACCCGTTCACCAACGTGGTGCGGGTCACCATGATGACCCTGCGCAAGAAGCTCGGCGATCCGCCGATCATCGAGACCGTGCCGGGGGTCGGGTATCGCCTCTGA